The Arcobacter sp. LA11 nucleotide sequence AATACTCTAAAATATCATCATTTGAATCTAATATTGGAACAATAATAGAAGAAATATGATACTCTTGATTGTCTTTTTTCTGATTCTTTATTTCTCCATTCCAGATATTTTTATTAGAAATTCTTTCCCATAATTTATCAAAAAACTCTATATTCATTCCATTATGTTTTAGAATATTATACTCTTTGCCTAATAATTCATCTTCTTTATAACCTGATATTTCAATAAACTTATCATTTATATATGTTATTAATCCATTTTTATCAAACTTAGAAATAATTGCTGAGGCATCTACTGCTTTTTGGTACTCTTCTAATGATTTATTAGAGTCTTTTAATGTATCAATCAGAGAATTTGTTTTTTTATCTTTATTTCCTAAATATTTTATAAGTTTATTAACTTGAATTACAAAATTATCAATATCACTATTACTAAATTTTTTATCAAAAGATTCATACTGATCATTTTCTATTTTGTCAAGAAAACTTGTAAGCTCAATCATTGGCATTTTAACAAATCTATTTGTAACAAAAACAGCTATGATAACTAAGGTTATTAAAAGTAACATCATATAAAAAACCATAAAGTTTTTCATATCATTATCCATTTGGGAACCTAGAAATACATCTATTCCAATATATAAACTTACGATAAATACAAAACCTGTTAATATTACAGGTATTAAAATCTTTTCTAAGGTATCTAAACTTTTCATCTATTATCCATCTTCATTTAATTGTTTTATAATATCTTCTAAAACTTCTTCCGCATCTTCAAGTAAAGGTTGGCAACCCCCAGCAGCTTTATGTCCACCACCACCATGTTTAAGCATTAATTCTCCAACATTTGTATTTGATGTTTTATTTATTATTGACTTACCAACACTGTAAACTATATTTTGTTTATCTTTTCCCCATAAGATATGTATAGATACATTAACTTTAGGATAAATAGCATAAACTAGAAATCTATTGCCAGGATATAAAATCCCTTCTTCTCTTTGGTCAATTATTACAATGTTATCTTTTAAAGTTGATGTCCGTTTAGTTTGTTGTCTAAACTCTTTTTCATATTCAAAATATAAATCTACTCTCTCTTTTACATCTTTTAATTCTAAAATTTCTTCAATTGTATGTGTTGCACAATAATCAATTAGATCCATCATTAACTGATAGTTAGAAATACTAAAATCTTTAAATCTTCCAAGTCCAGTTCTTGAATCCATCAAGAAACTCAATAAATCCCAACCTTTAGGATTTAAAATGTCTTCTCTTGAAAAAGCAGCACTATCCGCTTTATTTGATGCAGCCATTATATCTTTAAAATGAACAGGGAACTTTTCATCTCCACCATAATATTGATATACAACTTCTGCTGCACTTGGTGCATCTGGGTATATAATATGATTTGGTCTACTTACATTTCTAAGCGTTTCTGAAAAATGGTGATCAAAACATAAATGAACACCTTCTACATAAGGAAGATTTGTAGTTATATCACGGGAAGTAACAGGAATTTTACCATCTTGCATATCTTTTGGATGAACAAAAATTATTTCATCTACAACTCCAA carries:
- a CDS encoding exopolyphosphatase codes for the protein MSLRKYRLITRSDMDGLVCATLLKYIGVVDEIIFVHPKDMQDGKIPVTSRDITTNLPYVEGVHLCFDHHFSETLRNVSRPNHIIYPDAPSAAEVVYQYYGGDEKFPVHFKDIMAASNKADSAAFSREDILNPKGWDLLSFLMDSRTGLGRFKDFSISNYQLMMDLIDYCATHTIEEILELKDVKERVDLYFEYEKEFRQQTKRTSTLKDNIVIIDQREEGILYPGNRFLVYAIYPKVNVSIHILWGKDKQNIVYSVGKSIINKTSNTNVGELMLKHGGGGHKAAGGCQPLLEDAEEVLEDIIKQLNEDG